Proteins encoded within one genomic window of Columba livia isolate bColLiv1 breed racing homer chromosome 1, bColLiv1.pat.W.v2, whole genome shotgun sequence:
- the LOC106145902 gene encoding oocyte zinc finger protein XlCOF6-like isoform X28, whose amino-acid sequence MCERPFHCTDCGKSFIYRSRMLTHQLIHTGEKPFTCTDCGKSFRSKRTLTIHQRIHTGEKPFTCTDCGKSFVQRQHLTSHQRIHTGEKPFACSECGKSFRYRENLLRHHRTHTGEKPFACTNCGKSFVQKQQLLNHQRIHSGETPFTCTNCSKSFQSKKTLIIHQRIHTGEKPFTCIDCGKSFVQRSQLMGHQRIHTGEKPFTCIDCGKSFVQRQHLMSHQRIHTGEKPFACSECGKSFRYKENLLRHHHIHTGEKPFACTNCGKSFVQKQQLLCHQRIHSGETPFTCTNCSKSFRSKRTLTVHQRIHTGEKPFTCPDCSKSFVQRSQLLGHQRIHTGEKPFTCTECGKRFSYSQSLLRHQRIHTGEKPFACTDCGKSFVQRQHLMSHQRIHTGEKPFTCSKCGKSFRYRENLLRHHHIHTGKKPFACTNCGKSFVQKQQLLSHQRIHTGEKPFVCIECGKSFCYRENLVRHQRIHSIEKPFTCTNCSKSFREKKALIVHQRIHAGENPFVCTNCSKSFWQKKSLIIHQRIHTGERPFVCLKCSKSFSYRENLLGHQSIHTREKPFTCTHCPKAFREKRYLTIHQRIHTREEPYKCNECGKTFRQKRRLMRHQQVHQDPGIVLEGVQQKREGPSPAGGQAEAKPFQCGVCKKWFWKESLMLAHQRTHGTPSLQPPPQPGTP is encoded by the coding sequence tggggagaagcccttcacctgcactgactgtggcaagagcttccGGTCAAAGAGGACCCTCACAatccaccagcgcatccacactggggagaagcccttcacctgcaccgaCTGTGGCAAGAGTTTTGTCCAAAGGCAGCACCTGACGAGTCAtcagcgcatccacactggaGAGAAACCCTTTGCCTGCAGCGagtgtggcaagagcttcaggtATAGGGAGAACCTGCTCAGACACCATCGCACCCACACTGGGGAGAAACCCTTTGCCTGCACCAactgtggcaagagctttgttcagaagcagcagctgctgaatcACCAGCGCATCCATAGCGGAGAGACGCCCTTTACCTGCACCAACTGCAGCAAGAGCTTCCAGTCGAAGAAGACACTCATcatccaccagcgcatccacactggggagaagcccttcacctgcatcGACTGCGGCAAGAGTTTTGTCCAGAGGTCACAGCTGATGGgtcaccagcgcatccacaccggggagaagcccttcacctgcatcGACTGCGGCAAGAGTTTTGTCCAGAGGCAGCACCTAATGAGTCAtcagcgcatccacactggaGAGAAACCCTTCGCCTGCAGCGagtgtggcaagagcttcaggtATAAGGAGAACCTGCTCAGACACCATcacatccacactggggagaaacCCTTTGCCTGTACCAactgtggcaagagctttgtccagaagcagcagctgctgtgtcaCCAGCGCATCCATAGTGGAGAGACACCCTTCACCTGCACCAACTGCAGCAAGAGCTTCCGGTCGAAGAGGACCCTCACTgtccaccagcgcatccacactggggagaagcccttcacctgcccCGACTGCAGCAAGAGTTTTGTCCAGAGGTCACAGCTGCTGGgtcaccagcgcatccacactggggagaaacCCTTCACCTGTACCGAATGTGGCAAGAGGTTCAGCTACAGCCAGAGCCTGCTGAggcaccagcgcatccacactggggagaagccctttgcCTGCACTGATTGTGGCAAGAGTTTTGTCCAGAGGCAGCACCTGATGAGTCAtcagcgcatccacactggaGAGAAACCCTTCACCTGCAGCAagtgtggcaagagcttcaggtATAGGGAGAACCTGCTCAGACACCATCACATCCACACTGGGAAGAAACCCTTTGCCTGCACCAactgtggcaagagctttgtccagaagcagcagctgctgagtcaccagcgcatccacactggggagaagccctttgTCTGCATTGAGTGTGGCAAGAGCTTCTGCTACAGGGAGAACCTGGTGAGGCACCAGCGCATCCATAGCATAGAGAAACCCTTCACGTGCACCAACTGCAGCAagagcttcagggagaagaagGCCCTCATCgtccaccagcgcatccacgcTGGAGAGAACCCTTTTGTATGTACCAACTGCAGCAAAAGCTTCTGGCAGAAGAAGAGCCTCATcatccaccagcgcatccacaccggAGAGAGGCCATTTGTGTGCCTCAAGTGCAGCAAGAGCTTCAGCTACAGGGAGAACCTGCTGGGGCACCAGAGCATCCACACcagggagaagcccttcacctgcacccACTGCCCCAAGGCCTTCAGGGAAAAGAGGTACCTCACcatccaccagcgcatccacaccaGGGAGGAGCCCTACAAGTGCAATGAATGCGGCAAGACCTTCAGGCAGAAGCGACGCCTGATGAGACACCAGCAGGTGCACCAAGACCCAGGGATTGTGCTGGAGGGTGTCCAGCAGAAGAGGGAGGGGCCTTCCCCAGCAGGGGGGCAGGCAGAGGCCAAGCCCTTCCAGTGCGGTGTCTGCAAGAAGTGGTTTTGGAAGGAGAGTCTCATGCTGGCTCACCAACGCACCCAcggcacccccagcctgcagccgcCTCCGCAGCCCGGCACCCCCTGA